The region ACAGGACGGTGAATGCAGCCAGCATGAAAAGCGCAAGTCCGTTTTCGATGAACAGCGCCGTCGTTTCGATGAAGGCCAGCGGTGTCGACGCAAACAACGCCACCAGCAATAGCGCAGACGCGGGTGCGACACCTCGCCTGACGGCCGCCGTATGGATATTCGCGATGAGCAGCAGGAAAACGAGGAACGAAAATGCTTTCGCACCCTGCTCGCCCGCCAGCATGGTTCCGATGCTGAAGAGCCAGTCGATGCCGGCGGGCATGACTGCCCACACAAGCGAATGGAAATCACCCGGCCAGTAATTCAGGCGTGCGAGTGTCTGCCCGAAGTACAGATGGTAGAGCGCGCCATCGGCGTAACGCTCGGGCAAGCCGGCACCGGTCAGATGTAACGCAAGGATGAACAGGAGAACTGTCGCGGCAGCGATCTGCATCACTGTCGGAGGGACCGTGGGAGCGAGGGTCGTCCGGCAGATGTCGATAACGCGCGTCAATGCGCGTCGGTGCAGTAACGGCAGCAACAGCAGCGCCCCGAACGAGAGCGGCGTATTGATCCTGAAATGGATGGTCACGCCAAGCACGAGAACAAAACAAGCCGCACCGATGGTCGACTGCATGCTCAGCGATACGACTGACGAGCGCGGTCCGCCCGGCAATATGGCCTCGCCTAGCGTAGCGAACGAGATGAAGGCCAGCGATGCCCACAATGCGCCTGTCCAGCCGAAGGCAATGAGAACGGCCGCGCCGAACGCAGCGACAAGAACGTGCTTCGACCAGCGCCTCGCGACAGCCGCCACGACGCCAATACCCACTGTGACCAGCGCAAGCAGAAGAATGTTGGTCCAGAGTCCGTCCGCTACCGTCCCGCGAAGATGAAGCAGTCGGCCTTTTACGAGTCCGTGGACCAGCAGGACAACGCCCACCAGGACTGCCCCTGTCGCGAGTCCGTCGCGCAAGCCGAAGCCTCCACGAATCGTCCAGCCATGGCGGCTGCGCACTGCAATCCCGGAGCGAACGCTCTCGTTCATAGAATGTGTCCGTTTTCGAAAGCGATATGAATTATCGGAGGGTCACCGCTTCTGCACCGTTACCGCTGGTCCACGCGTCGTGTCGCCGCCTCATCGCTTCGCGGCGACCGGTGACGAGGAGGTGCGAAAGACCATCTGGCGACTCACGATAAACGCCGTCACGATGACGACCATGTCGACGGCAATTCTGCTCGGCAGCGTCGGCAGTGACAACCGTCCCACCAGCAGATAGATCAATCCGGTCGACAGCGCCATGTTGAATGCAAACAGCAACACGTACAGAATGAACTGCCGCTTCATGCTGTGGCGCTGTTCCCACGAAAAGGTGAAATGCCTGTGCAGAAAAAAGCCGACGAACGCCGAGAGCGTCTTCGCGACCACATTCATTTCGAGGTAGTGATTCTTCGCCAGGGCAATGAGCACGACGAACGTGCCGACGTCGATTCCATATACGACGCCCCCAACAATCAGATAGCGGAAGGACTGGCTGCTGAGCGAGTGTTTCATCTGGAAAAGCGGACCTTCGACGACTGGAATGGCGGACGGCTTCCGATACGGAACCGTGCAGCGATTGCCTGATACGGCACGGTCGCACCCTCGCGCCGCCGCTTGATCAGAGGCGACCGAGTTTAACATAGCGTCTGTCACGGCCCGAGGACCTGGGGGCGCATCGCAAGCCCACGATGCCGCACCGTCATCCACCAAAACGCGAGCGTGTTTACGCCGGCTGCACCATCCAGCGTATCGTGTCCGCGAGATCAATCGGGGCTACACCCGGAACCAGACTGTTCAGTTTCGCCGCCGACCCGACGAGCGTTTTCACCTCGTTGGCTCTGACGAAGGCCGGATTGACGCGGATTTCGAGGTCATGATCCGACGCCTGTCTGGCAAGTTCAACGACCTCCTGCAGACTCCGCCCCCGTTCGCTACAGACGTTCACGGTCTCGCCGACGGCCGCGTCGGATTCGAGCAACCCCCGATAAACTTCCGCGACCGCCCGCACGTCTGAAAAATCGCGTGCCACGTCGAGATTGCCGAGTTCGATTACAGGTTTTCGTTCAACGAAATGGGAAACGATCTTGGGTACAAGGAAGCGGCTGTCCTGGCCACGCCCTGTGTAATTGAACGGACGCGTGATCACGATTGGCAACCAGTCCAGCCACGTGCGAACGAGATGCTCCATTGCGAGCTTGCTGGCAGCGTAGTGGTTCACGGGCGCAGGCGGCATGGTTTCGTCGACCGTGCCCGCAGCATTGCCGTACACATTGGCGCTGCTCGCGATCAACAGTCGATCCGGACGGACACCTTCGTCAACACACGCCTGCAGCAGATTCAACGTGCCGAGTACGTTGATGCGGTACATATCGAGTGCATTGTCGTGGCCGACAAAGCTGATAGCGGCCAGATGCACGACGTGCGTCGGCCGCACCTCGCCGATCACGCGTCGGCAATCCGCCAATGAACTGATGTCGAGCACGCGCTCATGCGAGCCTGCGGCATCGTCGTGAATGATCGTGCCGAATACCTCGTACCCCGCACGCGCCAGCTCGTCGCGAACGTAGGCACCGGTGAACCCACGAATCCCGGTGATCAGTACCCGTCGAACCGCTTGGTCAGAAGGAAACGCCATTTATCTACTCCCGAAATTTCCTCAGCACACGAGACGTGTGCGCAATCAGCGTGCCGGTAAGGTGGTACCCGGCCCGTCACCTTTCTCCGACTGCGTCACTGTGTTTGCCGACACCGGCAGCGACGCCACTGTGCCGCTTTGCATCGCTTCGAGTGCGCGTCGCACGGAGGCTTCGGCCTGCGCCGTCAACTCTCGCCGCTCGCCCCCCGGCGCAATCGCCTCCCCCACATACACATGCGCGGTCAACGGCCCACCCCGCAACAACGCATTCAACGAATCCCCCAACGACAGATCGCCGATATACGCAGGCGCAGTCGACTGCCGCCCCTGCGCATCCTCGTACATCAGACACACCGGCTGCACAGGACACCCCGCCGCCACCGCCGCCTGAAACATGTTCGAGTGA is a window of Paraburkholderia flava DNA encoding:
- a CDS encoding GDP-mannose 4,6-dehydratase, producing MAFPSDQAVRRVLITGIRGFTGAYVRDELARAGYEVFGTIIHDDAAGSHERVLDISSLADCRRVIGEVRPTHVVHLAAISFVGHDNALDMYRINVLGTLNLLQACVDEGVRPDRLLIASSANVYGNAAGTVDETMPPAPVNHYAASKLAMEHLVRTWLDWLPIVITRPFNYTGRGQDSRFLVPKIVSHFVERKPVIELGNLDVARDFSDVRAVAEVYRGLLESDAAVGETVNVCSERGRSLQEVVELARQASDHDLEIRVNPAFVRANEVKTLVGSAAKLNSLVPGVAPIDLADTIRWMVQPA
- a CDS encoding GtrA family protein, translating into MTDAMLNSVASDQAAARGCDRAVSGNRCTVPYRKPSAIPVVEGPLFQMKHSLSSQSFRYLIVGGVVYGIDVGTFVVLIALAKNHYLEMNVVAKTLSAFVGFFLHRHFTFSWEQRHSMKRQFILYVLLFAFNMALSTGLIYLLVGRLSLPTLPSRIAVDMVVIVTAFIVSRQMVFRTSSSPVAAKR